In the genome of Rhodoplanes sp. Z2-YC6860, one region contains:
- a CDS encoding MAPEG family protein, whose translation MPKYTAVVTLLAVVFYLFIGTRVSVAHAKFGVKLPATAGHPDFERIHRVHMNTLEWMPVFLPLLWLSAVYFNDAASAAIGLAWIVGRVLYYVGYREAVDKRRPGFFIQAMACLMLLIGAVAGIVMHW comes from the coding sequence ATGCCGAAATACACTGCAGTCGTCACGCTGCTGGCGGTGGTTTTCTACCTCTTCATCGGCACCCGCGTTTCGGTGGCTCACGCCAAGTTCGGCGTGAAGCTGCCGGCGACCGCCGGCCATCCCGACTTCGAGCGCATCCACCGCGTGCACATGAACACGCTGGAATGGATGCCGGTGTTCCTGCCGCTGCTGTGGCTGTCGGCGGTCTATTTCAACGATGCCGCGTCGGCCGCAATCGGGCTCGCCTGGATCGTGGGCCGCGTGCTGTACTACGTCGGCTACCGCGAAGCGGTGGACAAGCGACGGCCGGGGTTTTTCATCCAGGCGATGGCTTGTCTGATGCTGCTGATCGGCGCGGTCGCGGGCATCGTCATGCACTGGTGA
- a CDS encoding FKBP-type peptidyl-prolyl cis-trans isomerase — protein sequence MPPFSRAAALAAILTLGLPVLGVATMDESVAQSAAKPVTTASGLQYIDTKPGTGAQPKSNQTVVVHYTGWLYANGAKGKKFDSSVDRGEPFEFPVGAGRVIRGWDEGVGSMKVGGKRTLIIPPTLGYGASGAGGVIPPNATLMFDVELLGVK from the coding sequence ATGCCACCGTTTTCACGCGCTGCCGCACTGGCTGCAATTCTCACCCTCGGACTGCCTGTTCTTGGAGTTGCCACTATGGATGAATCCGTTGCCCAATCCGCCGCGAAGCCCGTCACCACGGCGTCGGGGCTGCAATACATCGACACCAAGCCGGGCACTGGCGCGCAGCCCAAGTCGAACCAGACCGTCGTCGTGCACTACACTGGCTGGCTCTATGCCAATGGCGCCAAGGGCAAGAAATTCGACTCCTCGGTCGACCGCGGCGAGCCGTTCGAATTCCCGGTCGGCGCGGGCCGCGTGATCCGTGGCTGGGACGAGGGCGTGGGCTCGATGAAGGTCGGCGGCAAGCGCACGCTGATCATTCCGCCGACGCTCGGCTATGGCGCGAGCGGGGCAGGCGGCGTCATTCCGCCGAACGCGACGCTGATGTTCGACGTCGAGCTGCTCGGCGTGAAGTAA
- a CDS encoding flavin-dependent oxidoreductase, with protein MGNKPVIIAGGGIGGLAAALTLHQIGVPCVVFEAVREMRPLGVGINMQPNAVRELYDLGFTAADLDRVGLPAKEWALVGLNGNNVYSEPRGLLAGYSWPQYAVHRGHFHMLLHDRLKERAGAEVLRLGSRVTGYRKNSDGSVTAFIEQIDGRTSDVTGALLIGADGIHSAVRAQMHPNQPPIHWGGAVMWRGTTWGKPIRTGSSFVGLGTHRQRVVFYPISHPDPATGLSMINWIAEVTMDNSDGWKQSGWFRQVQTSDFAHHFDGWVWDWLDVPKMLRGADSVFENPMIDRDPIPTWQDGPVLLMGDAAHPMYPTGSNGGSQAIVDARVLGACMVEHGVTSAALEAFDKKQCGPISQVVLRNRGAGPFGLLNMVDERCGGTFDNIDDVIPAKERAEFMAGYKAAAGFAIEALNKAERTIKEAARVPPAHAHAM; from the coding sequence TTGGGGAACAAACCTGTCATTATCGCAGGCGGCGGCATTGGCGGGCTGGCTGCTGCCTTGACGCTGCATCAGATCGGCGTGCCGTGCGTCGTGTTCGAGGCGGTGCGCGAGATGCGCCCACTCGGCGTCGGCATCAACATGCAGCCAAACGCCGTGCGCGAGCTTTACGACCTCGGCTTTACGGCGGCCGATCTGGACCGCGTCGGCCTGCCGGCCAAGGAGTGGGCGCTGGTCGGGCTCAATGGCAACAATGTCTATTCAGAGCCGCGCGGGCTGCTGGCCGGCTATAGCTGGCCGCAATACGCCGTGCATCGCGGCCATTTCCACATGCTCCTGCACGACAGGCTCAAGGAGCGCGCCGGCGCCGAGGTGCTCCGCCTTGGCAGCCGTGTCACCGGCTATCGGAAGAACTCCGATGGCAGCGTCACAGCATTCATCGAACAGATCGACGGCCGCACATCCGACGTGACTGGCGCGCTGCTGATCGGAGCCGACGGTATTCACTCCGCGGTGCGCGCGCAGATGCACCCGAACCAGCCGCCGATTCACTGGGGCGGTGCGGTGATGTGGCGCGGCACGACTTGGGGCAAACCCATCCGCACGGGTTCGTCTTTCGTCGGGCTCGGCACGCACCGCCAGCGGGTGGTTTTTTATCCGATATCGCACCCCGATCCAGCCACCGGTCTCTCGATGATCAATTGGATCGCTGAGGTCACGATGGACAACAGTGATGGCTGGAAGCAGAGCGGCTGGTTCCGCCAAGTGCAGACATCCGACTTCGCGCACCACTTTGACGGCTGGGTCTGGGACTGGCTCGACGTGCCCAAAATGCTCCGCGGCGCGGACAGCGTCTTCGAAAACCCGATGATCGACCGCGACCCGATCCCGACATGGCAGGACGGCCCGGTGTTGCTGATGGGGGATGCCGCGCACCCGATGTATCCCACTGGCTCGAATGGAGGCAGCCAAGCCATCGTCGATGCGCGCGTGCTCGGCGCGTGCATGGTTGAGCACGGCGTGACGTCTGCGGCGCTGGAGGCCTTCGACAAGAAGCAGTGTGGCCCGATTTCTCAGGTGGTCTTACGCAACCGTGGCGCGGGACCGTTTGGGCTCCTCAACATGGTAGACGAGCGCTGCGGCGGCACGTTCGACAACATCGATGACGTCATCCCGGCGAAAGAGCGCGCGGAATTCATGGCTGGCTACAAGGCCGCCGCTGGATTTGCGATCGAAGCGCTGAACAAGGCCGAGAGGACGATCAAGGAGGCGGCAAGGGTGCCGCCGGCGCACGCGCACGCGATGTAA